Proteins co-encoded in one Malus sylvestris chromosome 7, drMalSylv7.2, whole genome shotgun sequence genomic window:
- the LOC126629631 gene encoding WAT1-related protein At5g07050-like, with protein MEKAGFGSFLESSKPYFAMISLQFGYAGMNIITKVSLNRGMSHYVLVVYRHAIATAIIAPFAFFFERKKQPKMTFSMFMQIFILGLLGPVIDQNFYYAGLKFTSPTFSCAMSNMLPAMTFVLAVICRMEVLDIKKVRCQAKVIGTVLTVAGAMLMTLYRGPIVEMLWSKYIHPRKSYVTDTTGTGDKHWFLGSIMLTIATLAWASLFVLQNNALKTYKNHQLSLTSMICGIGTLQAIAVTFVMERKPSVWRIGFDMNLLAAAYAGIVTSSISYYVQGLVMKMRGPVFATAFSPLMMIIVAIMGSFILAEKIFLGSVLGAVLIVFGLYAVLWGKHKEVLEKEEIPEVIKGSQVNGVSMFTVNGDVGANTKLSSVAISMPITEPPMKTNPMPNA; from the exons atggAGAAGGCTGGCTTCGGCAGCTTCCTTGAGAGCTCGAAACCCTACTTTGCAATGATCTCTCTACAATTCGGCTACGCCGGAATGAACATCATCACCAAAGTTTCTCTCAACAGAGGAATGAGTCACTATGTGCTTGTGGTTTATCGCCATGCCATTGCTACTGCTATTATAGCCCCATTTGCCTTCTTTTTTGAGAGGAAGAAGCAACCAAAAATGACATTCTCAATGTTCATGCAAATATTTATCCTCGGCCTTCTTGG TCCGGTGATTGACCAGAACTTCTACTATGCCGGGTTGAAGTTTACGTCTCCAACGTTCTCTTGTGCCATGAGCAACATGCTTCCGGCTATGACTTTTGTCCTGGCCGTCATATGCCG GATGGAAGTGCTAGACATCAAGAAAGTAAGGTGCCAAGCAAAGGTAATCGGAACAGTATTGACAGTGGCGGGGGCCATGCTGATGACCTTGTACAGGGGGCCAATTGTAGAGATGTTGTGGTCTAAGTATATTCACCCACGAAAATCATATGTCACAGATACCACTGGGACTGGTGACAAACACTGGTTTTTGGGATCCATTATGCTAACCATTGCTACTCTTGCCTGGGCTTCTTTATTTGTGTTACAA AACAACGCGTTGAAGACCTACAAGAACCATCAGCTGTCTCTCACATCAATGATATGCGGCATAGGAACTCTGCAGGCTATTGCTGTTACGTTTGTGATGGAACGCAAACCCTCCGTCTGGAGAATAGGTTTTGACATGAACCTCTTAGCTGCTGCCTATGCT GGAATTGTCACATCAAGCATTTCGTACTATGTGCAAGGGCTAGTGATGAAGATGAGAGGTCCCGTATTTGCAACTGCTTTTAGCCCTTTGATGATGATCATTGTGGCAATCATGGGATCCTTCATCCTTGCAGAAAAAATATTTCTTGGAAG CGTACTCGGAGCTGTATTGATCGTGTTCGGGCTTTATGCAGTCCTGTGGGGAAAACACAAAGAAGTATTGGAGAAGGAGGAGATCCCGGAAGTAATAAAGGGTTCTCAAGTAAACGGTGTGTCCATGTTCACCGTTAACGGAGATGTTGGAGCTAATACCAAGCTCTCCTCGGTTGCTATTTCAATGCCCATCACAGAACCCCCAATGAAAACCAACCCAATGCCAAATGCCTAG
- the LOC126629018 gene encoding uncharacterized mitochondrial protein AtMg00810-like, with translation MSQPPGFIDSHYPDYVCQLHKSLYGLKQAPRAWNEKFITFLPSLGFISTYADSSLFVQHTGSSIVVLLLYVDDIILTGNSSLAIIAVIDALTKEFDLKDLGQLHYFLGIQVIQQSNGLFLSQAKYIKDLLAKTDMEDSKPCATPCLPYNRLVLDDGKPYNNPGLYRSLVGALQYLTFTRPDIAFAVHQVCQFMQNPMESHFTVVKRILRYLKGSVHLGVQYVKGDLDVRAYSDTDWAGDPNDRRSTTGFVVFLGSNPISWSSKKQQTISRSSTEVEYRALSSTAAELDWIKQLLSFLHVPIPYQPMFYYDNMSTIALTCNLVLHQRTKHIEVDIHFVQERVNKKLLTVQFVLSADQYADILTKGLSAPLYQTHCHNLSLAVFATEFEGGC, from the coding sequence ATGTCACAACCTCCGGGTTTTATTGATTCTCATTATCCAGATTATGTGTGCCAGCTTCACAAATCTTTATATGGATTAAAACAAGCTCCACGAGCTTGGAATGAGAAGTTCATAACCTTCCTTCCATCTCTTGGGTTCATCTCTACTTATGCAGATTCCTCCTTATTTGTCCAACACACTGGCAGCTCCATCGTTGTCCTActtctttatgttgatgatattattCTCACTGGAAATTCATCTTTAGCAATCATTGCAGTAATTGATGCTTTAACCAAAGAATTTGATCTCAAAGACTTGGGGCAGCTTCATTATTTTTTGGGCATACAGGTTATACAACAATCAAATGGTTTGTTTCTTTCTCAAGCAAAGTATATCAAGGATCTTCTAGCCAAAACAGATATGGAAGACTCCAAACCTTGTGCAACACCATGCTTGCCCTATAATCGATTGGTACTGGATGATGGCAAACCTTATAATAATCCGGGATTATACAGGAGTTTGGTTGGAGCATTGCAATATCTTACATTCACTCGACCTGATATTGCATTTGCAGTCCATCAGGTATGTCAATTCATGCAAAATCCAATGGAGTCTCACTTTACTGTAGTTAAGCGGATCCTTAGATATTTGAAGGGTTCAGTGCACTTGGGAGTTCAGTATGTTAAAGGTGACTTGGATGTGAGAGCCTATTCGGATACAGATTGGGCTGGTGATCCCAATGATAGAAGGTCGACAACTGGGTTCGTGGTGTTTTTAGGTTCCAATCCTATATCGTGGTCATCTAAAAAGCAGCAAACTATCTCACGCTCGTCCACAGAGGTTGAATATCGAGCATTGTCCTCTACTGCTGCTGAATTGGATTGGATCAAACAGCTGCTGTCATTTCTGCATGTTCCCATTCCCTATCAACCAATGTTTTACTATGATAACATGTCGACTATTGCCCTAACTTGTAATCTTGTTCTTCACCAAAGAACAAAACATATTGAGGTAGACATTCACTTTGTTCAAGAACGAGTGAATAAAAAGCTGTTGACAGTGCAGTTTGTTCTTTCTGCTGACCAATATGCAGATATTTTGACGAAGGGGTTGTCTGCTCCACTCTATCAAACACATTGTCACAATCTCAGTCTTGCAGTTTTTGCCACTgagtttgaggggggatgttga